The following DNA comes from Triplophysa dalaica isolate WHDGS20190420 chromosome 5, ASM1584641v1, whole genome shotgun sequence.
aaatacaacattttaatagCTTTCTTATTCTTAaataacttttgatttaaaaattttTTGGTTGATggaattaacatgaactaagagtcattgtttgttcatgttaaaaCACTAATGTTATACTATTgtaattgttaatatattattgtaaagtgttaccaaaatgaTTTACACTTTGCCTTCTTTGGCTTTGcgcttattttttttttacttcataatgACATGTTTGTGGGTACGTAAACTTATTCTACAAGGTTGTGATGTACCGAAGCTCAATGGCTTAGTGGTCTCAGGGTTGCACCCGAGTCCAGAGGTTGTGGTTTCAAAGCTCGCTTATGTTTAAACGCTCTCGTGGTTATTCTGTTTCCTAGATGGTCCTGCATGGGATGAATACGCCTGGAGATCTGTCTCAAGCATGCAGtgtcctgtggctcagtggacAAGAACACTCACCCTTGATGGAGATGTGTGGGGTTTGAGGCCAGGTGTGGACATGCAGATGAAGAACGCTGGATGTGATAAAGAGAGACCAAGAGTGAAGTCAAGATGAGAAAATGAAGTCCGGTCCGAGTTGGAAGAAGGAGAGCAAGAGGTGAGTGAAGGAGGATGGTAGATGAGGATGAGGgggaagaagagagagaagagaggggAAGAAGATGTATGTTGGGCAGAGGTTGGTGTTTAATTTTTGGTTTCAGTGGCATAACCTCTTTTTTGCACTTTCTCGGAACTCGTCGAGAGACACACCTCGATGTCTCCCACTTTCTCTTATTCTgccctgtctctctcacacCCCTTTCATACTCACCGCTCTCGTCTCCTGCCAGTCTCAGTCAGGATGCTGGTCTCTCACGTTTGGGGGTTTTACTTACTTTACTCACATGTCTCCTGCCACGTTCTGCCTTTGGGAGCCCATGGTCTTGATATCCGGTCACACCATCCAGCCTTCCTGTGTAGGTACGTCGTCACCTTGGTTAGAACCCTGGACTCTCCGTTCCAGTGTCAGCAGTAATCCTCCTGAGCCACTGGGTCCTGCACACTTAAGACAAATCTTTGgttatatttatcttttttttttaacacgaACTATGTAAGATGTATGATAGAGCACTTAAACTTTGGCCCTGGTCTTGATCCCTGGTCCGGTCTTGATCCCTGTTCTGCCTGGCCCAGTTGCGCCTCTCATACCCCTGAGCCATGGGGCTTTGCACACTTTTGACAAATCTTCGGttgtatttatcttttttttttttaactagaacTATGTAAGATGTATCATAGGGAACTTAAACTTCGGCAACCCGGTCTTGATCCCTGGTCTGCCTGGCACATTGGCAGCGCTCTTACCCCTGAGCTACGGGGTCTTACATGCAGTTCATAGTCCTAAATGTGAGGTTCTTGCATTTACATGCTTAGAGAACCTAAAAAATATGGTGTTTGAACCAGGGCTCTTAGGAAGTAAAGACGAATGTTCAGCCCATGAGCCACTGAATCTGAGGTATTcgatttttttttgtgagtgaGGTTCTTGCGTTGTACACGCTTGGGGAACCTTAAAAATGCAGTGTTTGAACCAGGGCTCTTAGGAAGTAAAGATGAATGTTCAGCCCATGAGCCACTGAATCTGAggtatttgattttttttttgtgagtgaGGTTCTTGCGTTCTACACGCTTGGGGAACCTTAAATATTTGGTGTTTGAACCAGGGCTCTTAGGAAGTAAAGACGAATGTTCAGCCCATGAGCCACTGAATCCGAGGTGTACAATTTTCTTTTGTGAGTGAGGTTCTTGCGTTGTAGACGCTTGGGGAACCTTAAAAAGGCAGTGTTTGAACCAGGGCTCTTTGGAAGTAAAGACGAATGTTCAGCCCATGAGCCACTAAATCTGAGgtattcgattttttttttgtgagtgaGGTTCTTGCGTTCTACACGCTTGGGGAACCTTAAAAAGGCAGAGTTTGAACCAGGGCTCTTAGGAAGTAAAGATGAATGTTCAGCCCATGAGCCACTGAATCTGAggtatttgatttttttttgtgagtgaGGTTCTTGCGTTGTACACGCTTGGGGAACCTTAAATATTTGGTGTTTGAACCAGGGCTCTTAGGAAGTAAAGACGAATGTTCAGCCCATGAGCCACTGAATCCGAGGTGTACAATTTTCTTTTGTGAGTGAGGTTCTTGCGTTGTAGACGCTTGGGGAACCTTAAAAAGGCAGTGTTTGAACCAGGGCTCTTTGGAAGTAAAGACGAATGTTCTGCCCATGAGCCACCGAATCCGAggtattcaatttttttttgtgagtgaGGTTCTTGCGTTCTACACGCTTGGGGAACCTTAAATATTTGGTGTTTGAACCAGGGCTCTTAGGAAGTAAAGACGAATGTTCAGCCCATGAGCCACTGAATCCGAGGTGTACAATTTTCTTTTGTGAGTGAGGTTCTTGCGTTGTAGACGCTTGGGGAACCTTAAAAAGGCAGTGTTTGAACCAGGGCTCTTTGGAAGTAAAGACGAATGTTCAGCCCATGAGCCACTAAATCTGAGgtattcgattttttttttgtgagtgaGGTTCTTGCGTTCTACACGCTTGGGGAACCTTAAAAAGGCAGAGTTTGAACCAGGGCTCTAAAGGCAGTGTTTGAACCAGGGCTCTTTGGAAGTAAAGACGAATGTTCTGCCCATGAGCCACCGAATCCGAggtattcaattttttttttgtgagtgaGGTTCTTGCGTTCTACACGCTTGGGGAACCTTAAATATTTGGTGTTTGAACCAGGGCTCTTAGGAAGTAAAGACGAATGTTCAGCCCATGAGCCACTGAATCTGAGGTGTTTAATTCGTTATTTTTTGTGTGAGGTTCTTGTGTTTCACACTAAGGGAACCTTAAATTGATGGGTTCGAACCAGGGCAATGTTTAATAACATTGAGACAAACTCAAGTATCCAGACTACTATTGACAAAAATAACGCAGGTTATGTTAAAGTACAAAACAATCCTGGCTCAGCACcaacatttcttacattttgCATTCAAACCATTATACACACCCAGCCACATCAGAAGTTCGCTCAGAGGTACGAACTCAAACGCTGGGAGATGGTTGATTGTTCAAGGGTTGTTTGCTGGAGTTTGAGTCCTCCAGGTATGGAGCTGGATTTTATGGgtactttgtttaaaataattgaaaactgATGTGAACTATTGTATGGAGTCTAACGTGAGATACTGAGGAACAACCACAGAAAGTATATGTGAGGTTTGGTTcgaaaatgagataactcagtttttttattgtgcattcctattaatatcaatcaaacttaagttggtttgttttgattaagccATTTTagctcaaaaaaataaaactaactaaCATAAAACAcgataacaaagtaaaaaacatgatttttgacaaCTTTTAAAAACGCAGTGAACTCATTTTGGAATGTAATCCAAgagtttattttgtatataatcATAAACATTGGGGGGTTATATTCTTCACAAAACCTTTTATTTGCAATATGAGATTGCTTAAGGCAGTGTGTTGTGGAGTTATACTTTGATACTAAGACACATCAATTCTGTATACATTTGAGTAATCTTTAATGCTTGTGGTTTGTTATCCATAACTTTCTCAATCTCAGGGAGTAGAAGAATCTTTGGACCATTGTAAGgctgtttttaaaaattgttCTGAGCACAAATATGTTGAGTTTTATGTAGAACAAAGGGATAAAACCTCTAAATCACAGATAAAAATGTAGTAATGCAACTTCCAAAACACACAGGCAcgaaaaagtttttaaagaattttaattcatttaaaaattaaaataaatatcaatgcatgtaaaaatctctttaaagaaaactaaaacaTTGCCCTTGTTTAAATGTGGAAAATTACAGTAGGTTGTAATGTTTCCATGGAAActctttaataaattatatcattTACAAATGATGACACACAGAACGTTACACAACAAATGCATCCTTGCCTTGTAAGATTATGATTTTAGGTACTTAAAATTGCAAGATTTTTTTCATAAGTCtttcatatattattttttccCCCAACCAGGCTGTCACAACCATTAAGATGAAGAACAACacgcaaaacacacaaataatctGGAGGAAACCCAGCCTAAGGGCTTGTGAAGAGACTGAATGCTGATTCCTGACCACTGTTCAGACTCCGGGTGGCTCCGTCGGGTCTATAGCTCTCCAATGTCCTACAGGTACGGGTTCAGATGTGTTCAGGACATTAGCAAACGGAGGCATCTTGGCCTCTTTGGAGCATCTCAGGTTAGGCaaacttacacttaaaaaaacagccCATTTCAACACATGTAAGCCTTTTAGATTTGCTGTAATACTTTACCTGCCTCTGGTTTACCTCCATAAAACATGTAATGATGTaatgatttactttttaaaaacattttataactttatttcgTACAAATCTATATAACCCAAATTTAGAAATCTTATTTACATGAAAAACTTGAAAATGGCTAACTGCCCACCCcaagaaacatttacaattttatttgtgttcttttttttgagagagagagagagtttgttttgtctttacaATGCTTTTTCTTctcaaacaaagaaaacaacaatcagcaagaaatcaaaacaaaacatctccACTTCCTAAACATGTCGTTTTAGGAAACTCAAATTGACAACCTGAACCTGTGTCCGCAATATCCCATGATAACTTTTATTTAACGTGggcaaacaaagaacaaaagaaaaaggaaaggGGAGTAAATGAAGAGGTGTAAATGTCAGCCATTGCGGTCCTCACAGGTGTACTCATCATGGGTATGAGGGACACAGCTGTTTCTGGCAGCAATAGTGAGAGGAACGTCACCTCCCTCTAGTGGCGCGATTTGGCCTCACAAGGTATGAAGCTCACATGTCTCCCTCTTCTGTGCAGCCTCCTCCAGCTGTGTAGCGGAACTCCTGAAGATTGGACACACCGTGGAAGTGCACGAAGGCCCCGGCCACCACCAAGACGTGGAATAGCTGATGGGAATGGAACTGGCAACAGAAAACAGGTACAAGTCAGAATCTGTGTAGATCAAAGGGGGGTACAGGACTACAGGCCTAAACATTTGAGAAATTTAAGTTGAGTATTTAGTGAAGTATATTTTGAGGACATCCCAGTAGAGAACTGTTAAGGTAAATGAAATCATAAACAATATTAGGAATTAGCAGTGGTAAGTTAGCAAGTGGTTTTCTGTTGCTATAATACTGAATAGATCATTAGAATCATAAGGTTCAGGTAGCTTCACATACTCGTGTAAAAGTGTTTGCAGAATTAGGTTGAAACTCACCCAGATATCACATTTGCCAGGAAAGAATCTCTCGGGGATCCGGGCGGCGTACAGACATGCTCCGGTGATGTACAGGGTGGCCATAAGGAAGAGCCAGCCCATTTGGCCCATGGTGGTGGCTCTCAAGAAGCCTTCTGAGATCATAAAGTGCAGCGTCGGGACGACCCCGCTGAGCCCCAGACCCACAAACACACCTATGGAGAGAACAAGTGTGTGTATATATCACTGTTTCCCTAGAATCCACATGTTTGGTTAAATATACAGAAACACTACACTGTAACCCATGTTCAACTGTCGATAGGATGGGGTCTTACCAGCTCTGACTCCGCGGTACTGCGGCGTGGCGAAGAAATCGCACTGAGAGACTGTGATGGCGGCGATTCCCAATATACAAACTACGAACAGGTAGATGAAACAGGGCTGAGGGGAGCAGTAGAACGAGTAATACAGCCACGGCACAAAACTGCCCATGATCAGGAACGCAATGCCCGAATAGTCCAGTCTGCAGGGAATGACAaagattcatttatttcaatttttttattgtaaacatttcttaatataataacatattaCGCATTATACCTAAACAGAGACCACAAGTGAGGTagttatataaaaacattaactaCAATCAATGAATTCTGTTCAAGCCCCcgtatattttcaatatttttgttcCTCTCGGCTGTAATGCATATCGtcctgggtgtgtgtgtgtttcaggctCTTACTTTGAGAAGACGCGTGACACCCCTTCAGAGTGGCAGTAGACCGTGTGGAAGAGCCAGGAGAAGGACAGGCAGAGAATGGCTCCCAGAAAAAACATGCCAATGACTATCTTCTCCTGGAACGGCGCCACAAATGACATATTGGGTCTGAACATGTACACGATGCCGAGACAGAGAAAGAACAGGCAACCTGTAGACACAAGTACCACACTGGTAACACTGGTGTGTATTCGTTTGAATAACGTGATTTACGTTGCTGTGTCATTTAAAGGCAGAGTTATAAATAGGCAACTCCCCTTTTCATTCTgtacattaaattaataaacaacCTGCTGtgaaacaggatttttttattaatctcaAACTATGTTCCAACACATTCACCTATTACAGATAGTATTACACCATcatgaaatatcttctttgtttgTTATAGCTCAGCCATTAACTGGATTTCAATGAATCAATAACTACACAGTGCAGTCTACCCTTACTAATCAATACCATTATGTAGAACATTCCAGTTCATGTTTGTAAAgactgtgtgtatatatgtgtccACTAGGTGGCACTATTTAACTGAGAATAAAGCACTGCAGTACATCCACTGATCAAATGCAGAACATTCAGCCAGAAATCCTACAATCATTTTTCTTCTGGGACATTTGTAATAACTAGCTGCAACTAAACTCAAAGAGAGTAGTAGTGCATATCCCTACTAAAAACAGTaagtggtgtgtgtgtttg
Coding sequences within:
- the adipor2 gene encoding adiponectin receptor protein 2, yielding MSPATDHSSDSPAQNGCPSLRKALHKDKEEMTHRDEEEKEEEERSSDEGLLLQAHHAMERMEEFVHKMWEGRWRVIPHDVLPDWLKDNDFLLHGHRPPMPSFRACFKSIFRIHTETGNIWTHLLGCLFFLCLGIVYMFRPNMSFVAPFQEKIVIGMFFLGAILCLSFSWLFHTVYCHSEGVSRVFSKLDYSGIAFLIMGSFVPWLYYSFYCSPQPCFIYLFVVCILGIAAITVSQCDFFATPQYRGVRAGVFVGLGLSGVVPTLHFMISEGFLRATTMGQMGWLFLMATLYITGACLYAARIPERFFPGKCDIWFHSHQLFHVLVVAGAFVHFHGVSNLQEFRYTAGGGCTEEGDM